The genomic region CTAAGGATTAAGATACATCGCGATATTGGCCAGATTAATTGTCAATAAAACCCAACCTGCTACCAGCAAAAGACCTCCTAGCGGCGTGATTGGCCCCAAAATTTTAATCTTTTTTCCTCTGGAAGAATTCCAGGTTAACCCATAAATACTGAAAGAAAAAAGTAGAATTCCGATAATAAAACACCAGGCCATCACAATTTGCAACCCAGAAAGAAAAGGAAAAGTAATTCCACAGATTATTAGTACAATAGCATGGTACATCTGGTATTTCACACCGGTTTCAAAACTTTTAAGCTGATCTTCATTAAACTTTTTCTTAAGGGCATGAGCCCCGAAAGCTCCTAAAATAACCGAAAGGCCACCATAAATACCACCAATGATCAATACCAATTCTTTCATAAAAGCATATTAAAGAAAAAAGTCATTTCAATAGAACCGAGATACATAAAAGTTGGATCTCAATTCAGTCGAAATGACTTTTTACAAATTTGAAAATATATTATTTACTTAAGTACATCTTCCTTCTTGAATAAAGATCGTAGAATTCATCATCTTTTAAACTATCAATAAAGAGGATACTTTCTCCAGTACTCTTCATCTCAGGCCCTAGTTGCTTGTTCACTTTCTGGAATTTATTGAAAGAGAACACCGGTTGCTTAATCGCATAACCTTCCAACTGAGGATTGAATGTAAAGTCTTTCACCTTCTTGGCTCCAAGCATCACTTTAGTTGCATAGTTCACATATGGCTCCTTGTATGCCTTGGCAATAAAAGGAACTGTTCTCGATGCTCTAGGATTTGCTTCAATAATAAAGACCTTGTCATCTTTGATAGCAAACTGAATATTGATCAAACCTACAGTGTTTAAGGCAAGAGCGATCTTTTTCGTGTGATCCTTGATCTGTTGCATCACCAGGTCTCCAAGGTTAAATGGAGGAAGCAGCGCGTTGGAATCTCCTGAGTGGATTCCACATGGCTCGATATGCTCCATGATCCCTATGATGTAAACATCTTCACCATCGCAAATTGCATCGGCTTCAGCTTCTATAGCCCCATCAAGGTAATGATCAAGAAGAAGCTTATTGTTAGGGATCTTTCTTAAAAGATCTACTACATGCTCTTCAAGCTCATCTTTATTAATCACAATCTTCATTCCCTGACCTCCAAGAACATAAGATGGTCTTACCAGGATTGGGAAATCAAGTTCATCTGCCAGGGCAAGTGCCTCCTCTGCATTCTCTGCTGTTCCGAAATCTGGATAAGGAATATCATGTGCCTGAAGCAGTTTAGAGAAACTACCTCTGTCTTCTGCAAGATCCAGGGCTTCAAAACTTGTTCCCATGATCTTCACACCATACCTGTGAAGCTTTTCAGCAAGTTTAAGAGCAGTTTGACCTCCTAATTGCACGATAACACCTTCCGGCTTTTCATGCCTGATAATGTCATATATATGCTCCCAAAAAACCGGCTCAAAGTATAATTTGTCTGCAGTATCAAAATCTGTAGAAACCGTTTCAGGGTTACAGTTGATCATGATCGTTTCGTAGCCACATTCTGAAGCCGCAAGTACCCCATGCACACAGCTATAATCAAATTCAATCCCCTGCCCTATTCTATTAGGACCAGATCCAAGAACGATAATCTTTTTTCGGTCTGAAACCTGGCTCTCATTTGCAGTATAGAATTCACCTTCTTTAGATTGAATTCCTTCTTCAAAAGTTGAATAATAATATGGAGTTTCCGCTTTGAATTCAGCCGCACAGGTATCAACCAGTTTATATACTCGATTAACTCCCAGTTCCTCACGCTTGTTGTATACTTCACTTTCCAGACAATCCAGCATATGAGCAATTTGCCTGTCTGCAAAACCTTTCTGTTTCGCCTCTAAGAGTAGATCTTTAGGAAGTGAGTTGATATCAAATTTTGAAATTTCATTATCAAGAGCATGAAGTTCTTCATATTGCTTTAAGAACCACATGTCGATCTTGGTGATCTCATGTATCCTGCTAAGTGGAATCCCCATCTGTATAGCATCATAGATCACAAAAACCCTATCCCAGCTTGGATTTGTTAACTTATCTATGATCTGGTCATAATCCTTATAACCCTTACCATCTGCACCTAAACCATTTCTTTTGATTTCCAGCGACTGGGTGGCTTTATGAAGCGCTTCCTGGAAAGATCTTCCTATTCCCATTACCTCTCCAACAGATTTCATCTGAAGGCCTAAAGTGCGATCTGCTCCTTCAAATTTATCGAAATTCCAACGTGGTATCTTTACGATCACGTAATCCAATGAAGGTTCAAATAAAGCGGAAGTAGATTTGGTGATCTGGTTATCCAGCTCATCTAGATTATAGCCTAGAGCAAGTTTGGTAGCG from Gramella sp. MT6 harbors:
- a CDS encoding DUF423 domain-containing protein — encoded protein: MKELVLIIGGIYGGLSVILGAFGAHALKKKFNEDQLKSFETGVKYQMYHAIVLIICGITFPFLSGLQIVMAWCFIIGILLFSFSIYGLTWNSSRGKKIKILGPITPLGGLLLVAGWVLLTINLANIAMYLNP
- the carB gene encoding carbamoyl-phosphate synthase large subunit encodes the protein MPKNNDIKCVLIIGSGPIVIGQACEFDYSGTQSLRSLREDGIKTILINSNPATIMTDPSMADHVYLKPLTTKSLVEILKDHPEIDAVLPTMGGQTALNLCIEADEKGIWSDFNVKLIGVDIDAINICEDREQFKQLMGRIGIPVAPAKTVTSYLQGKEVAQEFGYPLVIRASFTLGGGGAGFVHRAEDFDEMLTYGLETSPIHEVLIDKALLGWKEYEVELLRDKNDNVVIICTVENMDPMGIHTGDSITVAPAMTLSDKAFQRMRDMAIKMMRSIGDFAGGCNVQFAVSPDEKEDIYAIEINPRVSRSSALASKATGYPIAKIATKLALGYNLDELDNQITKSTSALFEPSLDYVIVKIPRWNFDKFEGADRTLGLQMKSVGEVMGIGRSFQEALHKATQSLEIKRNGLGADGKGYKDYDQIIDKLTNPSWDRVFVIYDAIQMGIPLSRIHEITKIDMWFLKQYEELHALDNEISKFDINSLPKDLLLEAKQKGFADRQIAHMLDCLESEVYNKREELGVNRVYKLVDTCAAEFKAETPYYYSTFEEGIQSKEGEFYTANESQVSDRKKIIVLGSGPNRIGQGIEFDYSCVHGVLAASECGYETIMINCNPETVSTDFDTADKLYFEPVFWEHIYDIIRHEKPEGVIVQLGGQTALKLAEKLHRYGVKIMGTSFEALDLAEDRGSFSKLLQAHDIPYPDFGTAENAEEALALADELDFPILVRPSYVLGGQGMKIVINKDELEEHVVDLLRKIPNNKLLLDHYLDGAIEAEADAICDGEDVYIIGIMEHIEPCGIHSGDSNALLPPFNLGDLVMQQIKDHTKKIALALNTVGLINIQFAIKDDKVFIIEANPRASRTVPFIAKAYKEPYVNYATKVMLGAKKVKDFTFNPQLEGYAIKQPVFSFNKFQKVNKQLGPEMKSTGESILFIDSLKDDEFYDLYSRRKMYLSK